A stretch of Paenibacillus mucilaginosus 3016 DNA encodes these proteins:
- a CDS encoding aldo/keto reductase, translating to MKSNAFGRSGKQVSRLGFGAMGLGGAFGPYTDNELVRSVLHSLENGVNLIDTARNYGESERIIGLALREWRGEAPFIASKVQSKGPGNLGWGMPIPVETAYPKGWLRESTEISLGQLGVESIDLMQLHQYWPQWDQTGYWMEELQQLKREGKIKAIGISLPDQRHDIALSIIQSGQIDAVQTVFNIFDPLALDCLIPICQEHQVAVIARCILDEGGLTGFLREDTVFEPDDFRASYFDYMPRQVYIDRVNRLREEYVPAYANSLAELAIRFVLHHPGVTTAISSMHIPQYADENIAAAGRDPLPGEVFEQIRRHHRWVRNFYETKYWW from the coding sequence ATGAAATCTAATGCGTTCGGACGATCAGGAAAGCAGGTTTCGCGCCTGGGCTTTGGCGCGATGGGATTAGGCGGGGCGTTTGGCCCATATACGGATAACGAATTGGTCCGCTCCGTCCTGCACAGCCTGGAGAATGGCGTGAATTTGATTGACACCGCACGAAATTACGGGGAGTCGGAGAGAATCATCGGCTTGGCCTTGCGCGAATGGAGAGGTGAAGCACCGTTCATTGCTTCCAAGGTTCAATCCAAAGGCCCCGGCAATCTGGGCTGGGGCATGCCCATCCCGGTGGAAACGGCGTATCCCAAAGGCTGGCTGAGGGAAAGTACGGAAATTTCGCTGGGACAGTTAGGGGTAGAATCGATCGATTTGATGCAGCTTCATCAATATTGGCCCCAATGGGATCAGACCGGCTACTGGATGGAGGAACTGCAGCAGCTGAAGCGGGAGGGGAAGATCAAGGCCATCGGGATCTCTTTACCCGACCAGCGCCACGATATTGCCTTGTCCATTATCCAAAGCGGGCAGATCGACGCGGTTCAGACGGTGTTTAACATCTTCGATCCGCTGGCGCTCGACTGCCTCATTCCTATCTGCCAGGAACACCAGGTCGCCGTGATCGCACGCTGTATTTTGGATGAAGGCGGATTAACGGGCTTCCTCAGGGAAGATACCGTGTTTGAACCGGATGATTTCAGAGCATCGTACTTTGATTACATGCCCCGTCAGGTGTATATCGACCGGGTCAACCGGCTGCGTGAAGAATATGTCCCTGCCTATGCGAACAGTCTGGCCGAGCTGGCCATCCGATTCGTGCTGCATCACCCGGGTGTCACGACGGCCATCTCTTCAATGCATATTCCGCAGTACGCGGACGAGAATATAGCCGCAGCGGGTCGTGATCCTTTACCGGGCGAGGTCTTTGAACAGATCCGGCGCCATCACAGATGGGTGAGAAACTTCTATGAAACCAAGTACTGGTGGTAA
- the gdhA gene encoding NADP-specific glutamate dehydrogenase, which translates to MKVLTEVEPMHRRTAEDYVNQLFETVIQRNPNELEFHQAVKEVLHSLTPVLDKNPKYIEHAILDQLVEPDRCISFRVPWVDDKGKVRVNRGYRVQFSNAIGPYKGGLRFHPSVNASIIKFLGFEQIFKNSLTGQPIGGGKGGSDFDPKGKSDLEIMRFCQSFMTELRKYIGPDMDVPAGDIGVGAKEIGYMFGQYKKLAGAYEAGVLTGKGIGYGGSLGRKEATGYGAVYFVEHMLNDRNLSFHGSTVVVSGSGNVSIYAMEKAMQLGAKVVACSDSGGFIYHKDGIDLSTIKRLKEVENKRCRDYVLEHPDAIYTEGCSGIWTLPCDIALPCATQNEIDKASAELLVRNGVKAVGEGANMPSTLEAIDIFLENKVLFAPAKAANAGGVSVSALEMAQNSARLSWTMEEVDARLQTIMNNIYRESMKASEEYGVPGNLVIGANIAGFVRVAEAMIAQGV; encoded by the coding sequence ATGAAAGTACTAACGGAAGTCGAGCCCATGCACCGTCGTACGGCAGAAGATTATGTCAACCAACTATTTGAAACCGTAATTCAACGCAATCCCAATGAATTGGAGTTTCACCAGGCGGTTAAAGAAGTTTTACACTCCTTAACCCCTGTACTCGACAAAAATCCCAAATACATCGAGCATGCCATCTTGGATCAGCTGGTCGAACCGGACCGGTGTATTTCTTTCCGGGTTCCTTGGGTGGATGACAAGGGAAAAGTAAGGGTGAACCGAGGTTATCGGGTTCAGTTCAGCAATGCGATCGGTCCGTATAAGGGCGGTTTAAGATTCCACCCCTCCGTGAACGCCAGTATCATCAAATTTTTGGGATTTGAACAAATCTTTAAGAATTCGTTAACAGGGCAGCCGATCGGCGGCGGAAAAGGCGGTTCCGATTTTGACCCGAAAGGGAAGTCGGATCTGGAGATTATGCGTTTTTGCCAAAGCTTCATGACGGAGCTGAGAAAATATATCGGTCCGGATATGGATGTTCCCGCAGGCGATATCGGCGTTGGAGCCAAAGAAATCGGCTATATGTTCGGGCAGTATAAAAAGCTGGCCGGCGCCTACGAAGCGGGTGTATTAACCGGAAAAGGGATCGGTTACGGAGGGAGCCTCGGCCGCAAAGAGGCAACCGGATATGGCGCGGTATATTTTGTGGAACACATGTTGAATGACCGGAATTTGAGCTTTCATGGCAGCACCGTTGTTGTATCCGGTTCAGGGAACGTCTCCATCTATGCCATGGAAAAAGCGATGCAGCTAGGTGCCAAAGTGGTTGCATGCAGTGATTCCGGCGGCTTTATTTATCATAAGGACGGTATCGATCTTTCTACCATCAAACGGCTAAAGGAAGTAGAAAACAAGAGATGCCGTGATTATGTGCTGGAACACCCGGATGCCATCTATACGGAAGGCTGCTCGGGGATCTGGACCCTTCCGTGCGACATCGCTTTGCCGTGCGCCACACAAAATGAAATCGACAAAGCCTCCGCCGAGCTGCTTGTTCGCAATGGGGTAAAGGCCGTAGGAGAAGGGGCGAACATGCCTTCCACCTTAGAAGCCATCGATATCTTCCTGGAAAATAAAGTACTCTTCGCCCCTGCCAAAGCGGCAAACGCGGGCGGTGTGTCGGTCTCCGCCTTGGAGATGGCCCAAAACAGCGCAAGACTGTCTTGGACGATGGAAGAAGTGGATGCTAGACTGCAAACGATCATGAATAATATTTATCGGGAAAGCATGAAAGCTTCTGAAGAATACGGAGTTCCGGGCAATCTGGTCATCGGCGCCAACATTGCGGGATTTGTGAGAGTCGCTGAGGCGATGATAGCCCAAGGGGTTTAA
- a CDS encoding aldose 1-epimerase, which yields MSRYSAKSILKEGYSVIVLSDSQWDAAAQVIPEAGCNLFRFESGGHPVLVPPPSLTALRNEPFAPFKYGTPILFPPNRVKQGQFSFLGRQYSLPLNEPPSNHLHGELCSRGWEVLDYGASQENGAFVTSRFRFGLHPDILAYFPHPLSFTVTYRLYEGRLTMQAAIVNEGEDEAPFAFGLHPYFFVPFDRGEELVLKVPAEEEWPVTKEAFVTGRPVKTNFSRALIECASISTYPELGCTMLTFGDGAEDPVCRIHMKNRGYTIAYQVDRQFPFVLLFRPDWASAFSLEPYTSVTDAFNLPYDHELTGVKGIKAGEELRFTTCLWIETAK from the coding sequence ATGAGCCGATATTCCGCCAAGTCAATCCTCAAGGAAGGATACTCCGTTATTGTTCTAAGCGACTCCCAATGGGATGCAGCCGCACAAGTCATCCCGGAGGCAGGCTGCAATCTCTTCCGCTTCGAGAGCGGGGGACATCCCGTTCTTGTGCCTCCGCCAAGCTTGACTGCCCTAAGGAACGAACCCTTTGCCCCTTTCAAATACGGGACCCCGATCTTATTTCCCCCCAACCGCGTAAAGCAGGGACAATTTTCATTTCTCGGACGGCAGTACAGCCTGCCCTTGAACGAACCGCCCTCCAACCATCTCCACGGCGAGCTTTGCTCCAGGGGCTGGGAAGTTCTGGACTATGGGGCCTCGCAGGAGAACGGTGCTTTCGTGACCAGCCGGTTCCGTTTCGGATTGCATCCGGACATCCTGGCTTATTTCCCTCATCCGCTTTCCTTCACCGTCACCTATCGTCTCTATGAGGGGCGCTTAACCATGCAGGCAGCGATTGTGAATGAAGGGGAGGACGAAGCGCCCTTTGCCTTCGGCCTGCATCCTTATTTCTTCGTACCTTTTGACCGTGGAGAGGAGCTGGTGCTGAAGGTTCCGGCGGAGGAGGAATGGCCGGTGACGAAGGAAGCCTTCGTGACGGGCAGGCCGGTAAAGACCAACTTTAGCCGGGCTTTGATTGAATGCGCTTCCATCTCAACCTACCCGGAGCTCGGCTGCACCATGCTGACGTTCGGTGACGGGGCAGAAGACCCGGTTTGCCGGATTCATATGAAGAACCGCGGGTATACGATTGCCTACCAAGTCGACCGTCAATTTCCATTTGTCCTGTTATTCCGTCCGGATTGGGCATCGGCCTTCTCGCTCGAGCCCTACACCAGCGTCACCGATGCATTCAATCTCCCCTATGACCATGAATTGACAGGCGTGAAGGGGATCAAGGCGGGAGAGGAATTGAGGTTCACCACCTGCTTATGGATCGAAACTGCGAAGTAA
- a CDS encoding MocE family 2Fe-2S type ferredoxin: protein MSIAQWVEACAAEEIEVEDVIRFDYGDRTFAIYRTENSKYYASDGYCTHEPVHLADGLVMGDVIECPKHNGRFDIPTGAAKRRPVCIALKTYPVKIEEGKVLIQID, encoded by the coding sequence ATGAGCATCGCACAATGGGTCGAAGCCTGCGCTGCGGAAGAGATTGAGGTGGAGGATGTCATCCGCTTCGACTATGGGGACCGGACCTTTGCCATTTACCGGACGGAGAACAGCAAGTACTACGCCTCCGACGGATACTGCACGCACGAACCCGTTCATTTGGCGGACGGTCTCGTGATGGGGGATGTGATTGAGTGCCCGAAGCACAACGGCCGGTTCGACATCCCAACCGGTGCGGCCAAACGCCGGCCCGTCTGCATTGCACTCAAAACGTACCCTGTCAAAATCGAAGAGGGCAAAGTACTTATTCAAATCGATTAG
- a CDS encoding Gfo/Idh/MocA family protein — MGTIDLHLPVEPVMPKRKDYRIGCIGSGFIMRDCHLVAYRDAGFNPYAISSRTFDNAKAAAELRQIPVVYRTWEELIGDPRIEILDIAIPPDRQLEVVRRAVKQDHIKGILCQKPLAMNARDAHEIVELCEGAGIKIAVNSNMRYDQSMRALKTILDRGYLGEPVLATIEMRAIPHWQEFLHTYSPSKSSIWEYITSIFSVICSEIRRKSPRLRAGTPGRRSRILTGSRSTRSTMPMSC; from the coding sequence GTGGGGACGATAGATCTGCACTTACCGGTCGAGCCGGTCATGCCGAAGCGCAAGGATTATCGAATTGGCTGTATCGGTTCCGGGTTCATTATGCGGGACTGCCATCTCGTGGCATATCGGGATGCAGGATTCAACCCTTACGCCATCAGCTCAAGAACCTTCGACAATGCGAAGGCGGCTGCGGAGCTGAGGCAGATCCCGGTAGTATACCGGACATGGGAGGAACTGATCGGTGATCCGCGGATTGAGATTCTCGATATTGCCATTCCACCGGACCGCCAGCTGGAGGTGGTCAGGCGGGCTGTGAAGCAGGACCACATCAAGGGCATTCTGTGCCAGAAGCCGCTGGCGATGAACGCCCGGGACGCTCATGAAATCGTCGAGCTTTGTGAGGGCGCCGGCATCAAAATCGCCGTCAATTCGAACATGCGGTATGACCAATCGATGCGGGCGCTCAAGACCATACTCGACCGGGGATATCTTGGCGAACCCGTCCTGGCCACGATCGAAATGCGTGCGATTCCCCATTGGCAGGAGTTCCTGCATACCTATTCGCCATCGAAATCCTCAATATGGGAATACATCACATCGATATTTTCCGTTATCTGTTCGGAGATCCGGAGAAAATCACCGCGGTTGCGCGCCGGGACCCCCGGACGCCGTTCCCGCATATTGACGGGATCACGCAGTACACGTTCCACTATGCCAATGAGCTGTTAG
- a CDS encoding creatininase family protein encodes MKPSTGGNPAPGTKTLWSELLPYEFKQRLAQCPVVYLPLGLCEPHGQVSAFGLDTIKAEWLCHQAAWQAGGIVAPSMGYHIHESGYHAGWLEENVGKENPHMTAVPPAVFLSFFLYQLRAFVNAGFQAVVVITGHSGGNQEDLRQAADRFMAYIPVKVWVRSDPELVQGMYTGDHAGKYELSQLMYIRPDLVDMKARGWENVPLSGGRLALGSDADEASPELGKEIMEACVQRLCAEVNHIQAALTPVEQPKIPYSLIEKIRGEVLRGSSSWVTARPWPGQKQVSPYSQWKPYEYYE; translated from the coding sequence ATGAAACCAAGTACTGGTGGTAATCCGGCCCCTGGCACCAAGACGCTGTGGTCGGAGCTGCTGCCCTATGAGTTCAAGCAGCGGTTAGCCCAGTGTCCGGTCGTCTATTTGCCGCTCGGTCTGTGTGAGCCTCATGGTCAGGTCAGCGCTTTCGGATTGGACACGATCAAAGCGGAATGGCTATGTCATCAGGCTGCCTGGCAGGCAGGCGGCATTGTCGCTCCGTCCATGGGATACCATATTCATGAATCGGGATATCATGCAGGATGGCTCGAAGAGAACGTCGGAAAAGAGAATCCCCATATGACCGCCGTACCTCCGGCTGTGTTCCTGTCCTTCTTCTTATATCAACTCAGGGCCTTTGTGAATGCGGGGTTTCAAGCCGTTGTCGTGATTACGGGCCACAGCGGAGGAAATCAGGAAGATTTGCGGCAGGCTGCAGACCGTTTCATGGCGTACATTCCGGTCAAGGTGTGGGTGAGAAGTGACCCCGAGTTAGTCCAAGGTATGTATACGGGGGATCATGCAGGCAAATACGAGCTCTCCCAGCTCATGTATATCCGGCCCGATTTGGTGGATATGAAAGCAAGAGGATGGGAGAACGTCCCTTTATCCGGTGGACGTCTGGCCCTGGGAAGCGATGCGGACGAAGCAAGCCCCGAACTCGGAAAAGAGATCATGGAGGCTTGTGTGCAGCGGCTGTGTGCCGAAGTGAATCACATCCAGGCGGCATTGACCCCTGTTGAGCAGCCGAAGATTCCTTATTCGCTGATCGAGAAGATCCGGGGTGAGGTGCTGCGGGGTTCCTCTTCATGGGTTACGGCAAGGCCTTGGCCAGGGCAGAAGCAAGTATCTCCCTATTCCCAGTGGAAGCCGTATGAATATTATGAATAA
- a CDS encoding fatty acid desaturase family protein: MASNPHKRDYSITGPENQRAQERGLATAEWYTSPIPRQRLKELMKRKDGPAIRDTFIWFGSLALVGLIAYQTWGTWWAVPAFLVYGILYATPGDSRWHECGHGTAFKTPWMNEVIYQIASFMVLRSATPWRWSHARHHTDTIIVGRDPEIITERPPVWKILLMQIFHLYGGPVELKRVILHVFGRLDKQEREYIPASEYGKTFWEARVYAFVILGVIAACIYTGSILPAMFIFLPSFYGGAVVILFGITQHLGLHEDVLDHRLNTRTVYMNPIFRFLYWNMNYHTEHHMFPMVPYHALPQLHQEMKHDCPAASPSLWAALKEVVAALIKQKDNPAYVIERPLPDTARPYVYGIRQDGDEAAVTNGTAS, translated from the coding sequence ATGGCTTCGAATCCGCACAAACGAGATTACAGCATTACCGGACCCGAGAATCAGCGCGCGCAGGAGAGAGGACTCGCTACAGCGGAGTGGTATACGAGTCCGATCCCCCGGCAGCGGTTGAAAGAGCTGATGAAGAGAAAGGACGGTCCGGCGATCCGGGATACCTTCATCTGGTTCGGATCCCTTGCCCTCGTAGGGCTAATCGCTTATCAAACCTGGGGCACCTGGTGGGCGGTCCCCGCCTTCCTCGTCTACGGCATCCTGTATGCGACACCGGGCGATTCCAGATGGCATGAGTGCGGACACGGAACCGCATTCAAGACCCCGTGGATGAACGAAGTCATCTACCAGATCGCATCCTTCATGGTTCTCCGGTCGGCAACGCCCTGGAGGTGGAGCCATGCCCGCCACCATACGGACACCATCATCGTAGGCCGCGACCCGGAGATCATAACAGAACGGCCTCCCGTGTGGAAAATCCTGCTCATGCAAATTTTTCATTTGTATGGCGGACCGGTTGAACTCAAACGGGTAATCCTGCATGTGTTCGGCCGGCTCGACAAGCAGGAGAGAGAATACATTCCCGCATCGGAGTACGGGAAGACGTTCTGGGAAGCGCGAGTCTACGCGTTCGTTATCCTTGGCGTGATTGCAGCATGCATCTATACCGGGAGCATCCTGCCCGCGATGTTCATCTTTTTGCCTTCGTTCTACGGGGGCGCAGTAGTCATCCTCTTCGGCATCACACAGCATCTGGGACTGCATGAAGATGTGCTCGACCACCGGCTGAACACCCGCACCGTCTATATGAATCCGATCTTCCGGTTCCTGTACTGGAATATGAACTACCATACGGAGCACCACATGTTCCCGATGGTTCCCTATCACGCGCTGCCCCAGCTTCATCAGGAGATGAAGCATGATTGTCCGGCGGCAAGCCCCAGCCTTTGGGCTGCCCTGAAGGAAGTGGTTGCCGCCCTGATCAAACAAAAGGACAATCCGGCCTATGTGATTGAGCGGCCCCTGCCGGACACGGCCCGTCCGTATGTATACGGGATCCGGCAGGATGGGGATGAAGCAGCCGTAACGAATGGAACCGCAAGTTAA
- a CDS encoding sugar phosphate isomerase/epimerase family protein: MISVGIFNGYYPYTLAETIKRIQRDGFSCVQLDLSFKDMDLSFESLTREKCHTIRDAFREANLPIVCISGYTNIIHPDPKKREQNLSGLRTLLKHARDLGTPYVISETGTYNTESDWVWDDKNGTEEAYEEVCRELENLAKFAYDHGSVFLVENYVNNVIGSVQALSRLFSDVNHPGLGLLMDPTNYFTDTNIHHVDEELNLIFNTLGDKIKMAHAKDCKPAEDTSEKHAAIDAVESHTFRGAGAVELPAPGLGILNYDLYLQRLSRLHPNIPIIIEHLDEQDIPRAKKFLDDKLKQNGC, encoded by the coding sequence ATGATTTCTGTAGGTATCTTCAACGGGTATTATCCCTATACGCTGGCGGAGACCATCAAGCGAATTCAACGGGACGGGTTCTCGTGCGTTCAACTGGATCTCTCCTTCAAGGACATGGATCTGTCCTTCGAGTCCCTTACGCGGGAGAAGTGTCACACGATCCGGGATGCGTTCAGGGAAGCGAACCTGCCCATCGTCTGCATCTCGGGGTACACCAATATTATTCATCCGGACCCGAAAAAACGGGAACAGAACCTGTCCGGATTGAGAACTCTCTTGAAGCATGCGCGGGATCTAGGAACCCCTTACGTGATCAGCGAGACAGGCACCTACAACACCGAAAGCGATTGGGTGTGGGATGACAAGAACGGCACGGAGGAAGCCTATGAGGAAGTGTGCCGAGAACTGGAGAATCTGGCCAAATTCGCTTATGATCACGGCTCCGTCTTTCTGGTCGAGAACTACGTGAATAACGTAATCGGATCGGTGCAGGCGCTGTCCCGACTATTCTCCGACGTGAATCATCCGGGGCTTGGCCTGCTGATGGATCCTACCAATTATTTTACGGATACGAATATTCATCATGTGGATGAGGAACTGAATCTTATCTTCAATACGCTGGGCGACAAAATCAAGATGGCCCACGCCAAAGACTGCAAGCCTGCCGAAGACACCTCGGAGAAGCACGCCGCCATCGACGCTGTCGAATCCCACACGTTCCGGGGAGCCGGGGCGGTGGAGCTCCCGGCCCCGGGACTCGGGATCCTGAACTACGACCTGTATCTGCAGAGGCTGTCCAGGCTTCATCCGAACATCCCAATCATTATCGAGCATCTGGATGAGCAGGACATCCCGCGGGCGAAGAAATTCCTGGATGACAAACTGAAGCAGAACGGCTGCTAA
- a CDS encoding LysR family transcriptional regulator, with protein MEIRQMRYFMEVAEREHVTEAANALHVAQSSVSRQIFNLESELGVDLFIREGRRVKLTPIGKIFLARVKQAMNMINEAEREVKEYLEPEKGTVRIAFPISLAAHVLPTAIYAFRERYPEAKFQMRQALYRDLIDGVIQGEFNLAMIAPVPEEEKKIKQKILFTEQIVALLPIHHPLAKRSTIGLRELKDVPFVTLPEGTVFREIVLRACGELGFTPHIAFEGDDIDALKGLVSAGLGAALMPEVTLVDNIPQSTVKIPIVDPPVTRSIGVLCPTQRKLLPTEQLFYNFLSDFFAGGQYARR; from the coding sequence GTGGAAATTAGACAAATGCGATACTTTATGGAAGTTGCCGAAAGAGAGCATGTAACGGAGGCTGCGAATGCCCTGCACGTTGCCCAATCTTCCGTGAGCAGACAGATCTTTAATTTGGAAAGTGAATTGGGGGTCGATCTCTTCATACGTGAGGGACGGAGAGTAAAATTAACACCGATAGGAAAAATATTCCTTGCACGCGTGAAGCAGGCCATGAACATGATTAACGAAGCGGAGAGGGAAGTAAAGGAATATTTGGAGCCGGAAAAAGGTACGGTTCGCATTGCGTTTCCAATCAGCCTGGCAGCACATGTACTGCCAACGGCCATCTATGCTTTTCGAGAGCGGTATCCGGAAGCGAAATTTCAGATGAGACAGGCTCTTTATCGGGACTTGATTGACGGGGTGATCCAAGGTGAATTTAACTTGGCCATGATCGCCCCCGTACCGGAAGAAGAGAAAAAGATTAAGCAAAAGATATTATTTACAGAACAAATCGTCGCCCTGCTGCCGATTCATCATCCGCTGGCCAAACGATCAACCATTGGGCTTAGAGAACTGAAGGATGTTCCTTTTGTCACACTGCCCGAAGGAACCGTGTTTCGAGAGATCGTTCTGAGGGCATGCGGTGAACTTGGATTTACCCCGCATATCGCTTTTGAAGGAGATGATATCGATGCGCTGAAGGGGTTAGTCTCAGCAGGACTGGGAGCCGCGCTAATGCCCGAGGTTACCTTAGTGGATAACATTCCGCAGTCCACTGTGAAAATCCCGATAGTCGATCCCCCGGTGACTCGATCGATAGGCGTGCTCTGTCCAACGCAGCGCAAATTACTTCCTACGGAGCAGTTGTTTTATAATTTTCTTTCGGATTTTTTTGCAGGAGGCCAGTATGCCAGACGATAG